The region GTGTCTGCAATTGTTTGGCAGAAATGTGCAAAGCTTTTGGAAGAAGAATATCCTCCCCCACAATTTAATACTTGGTTACGGCCTCTACAAGCTGAACTACAAGAAAATTGCTTAATTCTTTTAGCCCCAAATAAATTTGTTGTAGATTGGGTTAAAAAGAATTTTTATAACCGTATTAAAGAGTTAGTACATCAGTTTGGGGGTGATTTAATATCGTCAGTGAGTATAGAGGTAGGAACTAAAATAGCTCAGCCAGTTACGGTTGATAAAGTACCAGTTTCTACAGTCTCAACTGCTACTTCCAAAGCGCCACCTAATAAAACTGCTGATTATAAAAATAGTTATTTAAATAAAAAATTTGTTTTCGATAGCTTTGTTGAAGGGAATTCGAACCAATTAGCTCGTGCTGCTTCTCTGCAAGTTGCTGAAAGACCAGGTGACGCCTATAATCCTTTGTTTATTTATGGTGGCGTTGGATTAGGGAAAACTCACTTAATGCATGCTATTGGAAATGCTATTTTAAAACATAATCCTGAAGCAAAAGTTCTTTATTTGCATTCTGAACGTTTTGTAGCAGATATGGTTAAGGCATTACAAACGAATTCTATTAATGAATTTAAACGTTTTTATCGTTCTTTAAATGCTCTATTAATTGATGATATTCAATTTTTTGCTGGTAAAGATCGCTCACAAGAAGAGTTTTTTCATACTTTTAATGCTCTTTTAGAAGGCCAACAACAAATTATTTTAACCAGTGATCGTTATCCTAAA is a window of Legionella busanensis DNA encoding:
- the dnaA gene encoding chromosomal replication initiator protein DnaA translates to VSAIVWQKCAKLLEEEYPPPQFNTWLRPLQAELQENCLILLAPNKFVVDWVKKNFYNRIKELVHQFGGDLISSVSIEVGTKIAQPVTVDKVPVSTVSTATSKAPPNKTADYKNSYLNKKFVFDSFVEGNSNQLARAASLQVAERPGDAYNPLFIYGGVGLGKTHLMHAIGNAILKHNPEAKVLYLHSERFVADMVKALQTNSINEFKRFYRSLNALLIDDIQFFAGKDRSQEEFFHTFNALLEGQQQIILTSDRYPKEIEGVEERLKSRFGWGLTVAVEPPELETRVAILISKAEQSNIELPYEVAFFIAKRIRSNVRELEGALRRVIANAHFTGKPITIDFVHEALRDLLALQDKLVTIENIQKTVAEYYKVKVADLLSKRRSRSIARPRQMAMALAKDLTNHSLPEIGDHFGGRDHTTVIHACRKIKELIQIDNDFAEDFKNLMRILSS